A stretch of DNA from Parafrankia discariae:
CGACTGCCGCGGTGACTGGGACGTCGCCCTGCACCGCGCCGGAGTGGTCTTCCGGGACGAGGGCTACGGCTTCATCTACCTGGGCCTCACCGGCGACGACGACCCCTCGACCGCCGCCACCGCCGATCCGGCCGGCCCGGCCGGTGCCGGGAACTCAGGCGGTGCCGGGAACTCAGGCGGTATCGCGGATCCGGCGTATTCCAGAGGCGAGACGCGGTCCGAGGAGCAGGCGCGGTCAGAGGAGCAGGCGCGGCGCGGAGACCTGGCCACGCCAGATGGCCCGGCGGACCAGGGCGGAGCGAGCGACCCGGGGGCTCGCCCGACGGCCACCCTGCCGCCGCAGCCGTCAGGCACCTGAGCTCCGCCCGGCCCCGTCCCGTCCCGCCCGGCCCCGTCCCGTCCCGTCCCGTCCCGCCCGGCCCCGTCCCGTCCCGCCCGGCCCCGTCCCGTCCCGCCCGGCCCCGTCCCGTCCCGTCCCGCCCGGCCCCGTCCCGTCCCGTTCGGCCCCGTCCGGCCCGGCCCCGGACCGAGGCCGGTTTGCCGTGCCTGGGGCGGCACCGGGTCACGATAAAGCCACTCATCGGACATAAACCCCCAATGTGTCGGGCGGCCTGCTCGCCGTTTGATTTCCTTCTCGCCCTTTCGGAGCGGGATGCTCCGAGGTTGACCCCCGAAAGGGCAAGAAAAATGTCAAAGGGCGAGCAGGGTGGAGATCGTTGGAGCAGGTCCGGCCCGGAATCTCGGCGTCCGAGAGGGATCTGGTGGGGCGAGCCACCGAAGTGTGTTGCTCTGGTCAGCCCATCTGCGGCTGGGACAACACACTTCGCCGGGGCCCGGGTCGAGTGACGATGAGTGCCGGTGGCTGGTCGAAGAGTGTCGAGTCGGTCCACGCGCTTCTTGCCCGGGACCACGGCGCCGCGGAGGGCGCGGACCGTGGCCGTACGGCACGGCCAGAGCGCTGCTCGCCGGATCGACCCTGACACGACTCGCTCTGCACCGGTCCCCGACCGGGTCCCCGACCGTTCTCGGACGATCCCGAGTGTTTCCGAGTGTTTCCGAGCGATCCCGGGTGTTTCCGGCCGGGTCCCGGGTTTTCCCGACCGGTGGTCCCTACCGTTCCCAGGCGTTCGGACGATTCCGCGTGACCCCGGGGTTTCCGGCGGGGCTGCTCTGGTCTGGGCGGGTCGGCGCTGACACTGGTGGTGCCGGATCTGGGCCCCTTCCAACCCAAACCAATAGGTCAGACCAAACCAGCAGATCGGAGACTCGACATGCCCGAGTCGGGGAACCTGGTCGACGTTCGGGTCAGCCGGATTCGGGCTGGGTCCCCGCTTCGGGCTGGGCTTCCTTCTCGAGCTTGTGCCGGTTTCGAGGAGCTGGCCGGGCCTGCCGAGATGGTCGACTGGTCTCGGGTGGACCCGCCTGCTGCGGCGTGCTGGCGTTCGCCGGCCCGGCCTGTTCCGCCGGCCCGGCCTGTACCGGTGCCCCGGGCTGTTGCGGTGCCCCGGGCTGTTGCGATGGGCGGACTCGGCTGCGCGCACGCGAGCGTCCCGAGCGCTGTGTCGGGGTGGTGGCGAGGACCACCGGCCCGGATAGCGGGCGGATGACCCCGGTGTCGTCCTCGACGTGGAGTCGGGGCAGACGGCGGTTCGGCCGGTTCGCGGACGCCGCGTGCCGCGCGGCGGCGCTGCGGGGTGGGGCGAACCCGGGCTGCCAGCGTTCCATCTCGGCCCGGAACGGACCGGAGCTGCCGAGCTGGCAGAGGATCCCGATCGCGCCGAGCGTCACCCGGTGGATCAGCAGATAGGACGGCGGCAGGTTGAGCTGGCGGCCGAGCTGCGCCGCGGCGGAACGCCAGTCGCTGAGCCGGAGTGCCTCCCCACGTAGCCAGCCGCGGGAGAAGGTGAACTCGTCGTCGGTGATCGGCGCGAGCATCGGTGCCAGGTAGTCGAGCAGGTCGTCCGCGGGGATGGTGACGCCCTCGGGGATGAACCCCTCCGCCCGCAGCCCCTCGGCGACGGCGTCGGCGTCCCCGGCGAGGGTCAGCCGGGCGAGCCGGCCGATCGGCTCGGGCAGGCCTCCGGGCAGGCGGTTCACCGCTCCGAAGTCGAGAACACCGAGCCGGCCGTCCGCGAGGAGCCGGAAGTTGCCCGGGTGCGGGTCGGCGTGGAGCAGCCCGGCCCGGCCGGGGCAGGAGTAGAGGAAGCGGACCAGGAGCAGCCCGGCACGGTCTCGCTCCTCCTGCGTCCCCCGGTCGATGATGGTCGACAGCGGTACCCCGTCGATCCACTCGCTGACCAGGACCCGGTCCGCCCCGGCGATCGGCCGGGGGACGACGATGTCCGGATCTTCGGCGTACGCCTCTGCGAACGCCCGCTGCCAGGCGGCTTCGAGCCGATAGTCGAGCTCCTCGGTGATACGCGCCTTGAGCTCCGTGACCAGCGGCTTTATGT
This window harbors:
- a CDS encoding ABC1 kinase family protein, encoding MSDIPRRAVVRTAKLATLPIGIAGRATLGVGKRLGGRPAEAVATELQQRTAAQIFRVLGDLKGGAMKLGQALSVFEAALPDEVAGPYRAALTKLQEAAPPLPAATVHKVLADELGPEWRALFTSFDDTPAAAASIGQVHRAVWADGRAVAVKIQYPGAGAALLADLNQLGRAARLFGALTPGLDIKPLVTELKARITEELDYRLEAAWQRAFAEAYAEDPDIVVPRPIAGADRVLVSEWIDGVPLSTIIDRGTQEERDRAGLLLVRFLYSCPGRAGLLHADPHPGNFRLLADGRLGVLDFGAVNRLPGGLPEPIGRLARLTLAGDADAVAEGLRAEGFIPEGVTIPADDLLDYLAPMLAPITDDEFTFSRGWLRGEALRLSDWRSAAAQLGRQLNLPPSYLLIHRVTLGAIGILCQLGSSGPFRAEMERWQPGFAPPRSAAARHAASANRPNRRLPRLHVEDDTGVIRPLSGPVVLATTPTQRSGRSRARSRVRPSQQPGAPQQPGAPVQAGPAEQAGPANASTPQQAGPPETSRPSRQARPAPRNRHKLEKEAQPEAGTQPESG